Proteins co-encoded in one Ziziphus jujuba cultivar Dongzao chromosome 9, ASM3175591v1 genomic window:
- the LOC107425792 gene encoding polygalacturonase produces MASTKPHMYFSFIFIVFISFDLCYSFFPHNDINKPPPPFAHDKSRPFPSLSFTTSTIKDIDSKFNNMINLRAPIPRRKLAASVQTVNVIDFGARGDGKDDTLAFKKAWERACSSNVAARLVVPKNKYLVKPIRFTGPCRSHLTLQIYGSIEASNDRKDYKGDDRHWIVFESVQNLIVDGGKTGTINGNGQIWWQNSCKTNKALPCKDAPTAITFYKCNNLVVKNLRIQDAQKMHVSFENCMKVEASNLIVTAPENSPNTDGIHVTNSQNIKISSSTIATGDDCISIVSGSREVQATDITCGPGHGISIGSLGEGNSEAYVSGVTVNRAKFLGTDNGVRIKTWQGGSGSASNIKFLNIEMQSVTNPIIIDQNYCDQITPCKPQRSAIQVKNVLYENIKGTSASDIAINFDCSKSFACQGIVLQDINLKQNGRGEMSKALCNNVQFDHIELVTPLCP; encoded by the exons ATGGCTTCAACAAAACCTCACATGTacttttccttcattttcattGTTTTCATCTCTTTTGATTTATGTTACAGCTTTTTCCCacataatgatattaataaacCACCCCCTCCTTTTGCTCATGATAAGTCTAGACCATTCCCTAGTTTGTCCTTCACAACCAGTACCATTAAAGATATTGATTCCAAGTTCAATAACATGATCAATTTAAGAGCTCCTATTCCGCGTAGAAAATTGGCCGCTTCCGTTCAAACAGTTAATGTTATTGATTTTGGAGCTAGAGGGGATGGAAAAGATGATACATtg GCTTTTAAAAAGGCGTGGGAGAGAGCTTGTTCTTCTAATGTTGCAGCACGTCTTGTTGTGCCAAAAAACAAATATCTTGTTAAACCAATCAGGTTCACCGGACCATGCAGATCTCATCTTACGTTGCAG ATTTATGGAAGCATAGAAGCATCTAACGATCGAAAAGACTATAAAGGAGATGATAGGCACTGGATTGTTTTTGAGAGTGTTCAAAATCTAATAGTTGATGGTGGTAAAACTGGAACCATCAATGGCAATGGCCAGATCTGGTGGCAGAACTCATGCAAAACCAATAAAGCTCTT CCTTGCAAGGATGCGCCAACG GCTATAACCTTCTACAAGTGCAACAACTTAGTGGTGAAGAATCTGAGAATCCAAGACGCACAAAAAATGCATGTCTCTTTCGAGAATTGCATGAAAGTTGAAGCTTCAAATCTCATAGTAACTGCACCAGAGAACAGTCCCAACACTGATGGAATTCATGTCACAAATTCCCAGAACATCAAGATTTCTAGCTCCACTATAGCAACAG GTGATGATTGCATTTCAATCGTAAGTGGGTCCCGAGAAGTGCAAGCCACGGACATAACATGTGGACCAGGTCATGGAATTAG TATTGGAAGCTTGGGAGAAGGAAATTCAGAAGCCTATGTTTCAGGAGTGACAGTAAACAGAGCAAAGTTTTTGGGAACAGACAACGGAGTTAGGATCAAAACTTGGCAA GGAGGGTCAGGAAGTGCAAGCAACATCAAATTTCTCAACATTGAAATGCAGAGCGTCACCAACCCTATAATAATTGACCAAAACTACTGCGACCAAATCACACCTTGCAAACCACAG AGATCTGCAATCCAGGTGAAAAATGTGCTGTATGAAAACATCAAAGGGACAAGTGCATCGGACATTGCCATCAATTTTGATTGCAGCAAGAGCTTTGCATGTCAGGGGATTGTGTTGCAGGATATAAATCTCAAACAGAATGGAAGAGGAGAAATGTCCAAAGCCTTATGCAACAATGTTCAATTCGATCACATTGAACTTGTTACACCACTATGTCCTTAA
- the LOC107425818 gene encoding rho GDP-dissociation inhibitor 1-like: MEGGKRASEAGPSSGGSSGCIGGGCGEERREKEKEMSEKPSGVCDVGVEEEDDGDTKVDGVVAGFVPGPLVSLKEQIEKDKDDDSLRRWKEKLLGSLENDLNGQMEPEVKFHSIGIISDYSGEINTPLPVSENESGRVLFTLREGSEYRLKLKFSVLHNIVSGLTYSNTVWKGGLQVDQSKGMLGTFAPQREPYVYTLDEEITPSGVLARGIYSAKLKFEDDDRRCHMELKYSFEIKKHT, translated from the exons atggagggTGGGAAGAGAGCATCGGAAGCTGGGCCATCATCGGGAGGTTCTTCAGGTTGTATTGGTGGTGGTTGTGGTGAGGAAAGAAGAGAAAAGGAGAAGGAAATGAGTGAGAAACCAAGTGGGGTTTGTGATGTTggagtagaagaagaagatgacggTGATACCAAGGTTGATGGGGTTGTTGCTGGTTTTGTTCCTGGGCCTTTGGTTTCACTCAAGGAACAGATTGAGAAAGACAag GACGATGATAGCTTAAGGAGGTGGAAAGAGAAGCTGCTTGGTTCCttggaaaatgatttaaatG gccAAATGGAACCTGAGGTCAAGTTTCACTCCATTGGAATTATCTCTGATTATTCTGGAGAAATTAATACTCCCTTGCCTGTTAGTGAAAATGAGAGTGGACGTGTCCTCTTTACACTCCGAGAAGGATCTGAATATCGCCTTAAGCTAAAATTTAGTGTTCTGCACAATATTGTTTCGGGCCTCACATATTCTAACACTGTGTGGAAAGGAGGACTTCAAG TTGATCAAAGCAAAGGAATGTTAGGTACATTTGCTCCCCAACGAGAGCCATATGTTTATACTTTGGATGAGGAGATCACTCCATCCGGGGTGCTTGCAAGGGGAATTTACTCTGCCAAGCTTAAG TTCGAAGACGACGACAGAAGATGCCATATggaactaaaatactcattcgaGATCAAAAAGCACACTTAA